The Vicia villosa cultivar HV-30 ecotype Madison, WI unplaced genomic scaffold, Vvil1.0 ctg.001503F_1_1, whole genome shotgun sequence genomic interval TACTAGTAATTGTTATGCGTTGTTGTATGTAGTATGTGTTTGATATGCATGTAGCTTCTCTAAATTGAGGAGGGCTTTTTAGAAGGTCAATGATCTGCTTTGTGATAATTTTGCACTCCTCATTTCAGAGGAGCAAATTGTATTGAGTTGATCTCATTGTCCTAATTAGTTTCTTTATTTTTGTCTTTCACCCCCCAACCCCAAATAGGATCAACTTGGTGATGTATTGCATTGGATTCGACAAGCAATGGGCCTTATATTCGGATTACTTTGGGGCGCCTTTCCAGTGGTGGGAGGATTTTGGTTTATCCTGTaagtgtttgttttattttatcaattgtgTTTGTTCATTTTAAAGTTGTCTATCACTCTATTCCACATGCCATTGCCTTGCCTGATGAGTTATTCTTTCCGGAATTCTCATATTCGTTGATGATGTGATATCGTGCATAGACAACTTGATTGGTTTTATTACTTTGTGCCAACATAATTTGATGTCAATGCAATTTATAAATCTGAAAATATTATCTGAAATATCAATGCTGCAGAAGATTTTATTGGGTATATTTGCTCTAACAAGTTGTGATCTCATATTTGCATGACACTTTGAAGTGCATTCTAATATTAATTTTCTGCTCTCAGTACAGGAATTAAGAAACCCCCTATATGTGTGAATTTTAATCAAAACCAgctcataaaataaaaaataaacctcTTAAAGAATAGCACAAATTAGTTCTTTTTGTACCATTATGTATGAATATTAATAAATAAGATTAAGTTAGGTGGATCGAGTGATATTCTGATAAACTTCTTATCATGGGCAGTTATGGGTACTTTTTGTACTATTatgtattagatttttttttttaaattgtcggTGAGGTGATTTAACTGTTGCTTTGTGAGGTGATTTTTTTTGTACAAAGAGAATCCTTACCTTCATCATTTATCTTTCCCTACCCAGATTTAGGAAAAATCTCTATTTTCCTGTTCTGCTTACAACCTGTaacattattttccaattaaaataTAACTAGTATTGTTTTTCTTTCACCTCAAATGTGAGATCtttgtttactaaaaaaaatgTGAGATCTTTACATACAAGTGTGAGGAAGTTAATAATAGTGCAGACActatatttttattggaaaacATACCACAAATCCACGAGCACTACGTAACTTTATGAGTTTGGTCTTTAAAAGTAACATTCCAATATGGTCTAACACTTCTTCAGTTTTTGTTTGTTCCTAAAGTAAAGTTTTCCCGTTTGCATTGCAGCTTTTTAGTTTTGTCCTCCGGGATCATATATGGTTATTATTCAGTAATATTGAAGGTTGACGAAGAGGAATTTGGTGGCCACGGATCCCTCCTCCAAGAGGGGCTTTTTGCTTCTACAACTCTATTCCTGGTAATGTAGTCTATATTTACTCTATTAACTGTATAAATTTTTCTATGGCCTCACAAaatttttaattgtttcacaAACTGAGCCTGTTTCTCTACTGTATGCAGCTTTCCTGGATTCTAGTCTACAGTTTAGCACACTTCTGATTGGCGAGGAACTTGAAGTGTTGCTAATATCTCCGAGCGTCTGTGACTTTTAAAAGTTTATATTTGATTTCATGTTGGACCATAGTGTTCTGAAATCAATGAGAAAAATGTGGGTTGTGCGGGTATTTATTTTCTATGTAAACCATTCTGATTTTGTGGAGGATGAATGAATTTGCTGCTGCTTTCCATGATGGCTAGTAGCTGTTCTAATTAGCATTTCGAGTGACACCACATGTTTGTGGCAAATTATGGATAGAATTAACGACAAACAAAATTCTGTTAAACTGTTGAATAAAGGTGCTTGCAGGCAAATTCTTCTAAAGGTCATTTTTGCAGTTGTCAAAATTATTCATGCTGTGTCTGTCTCAATATTTTGTCTCATTGATGCCTCAATTAAACACTTGATTAGTGTTGGATGGTTTGTTTATAATCTaaactttttttttcctttttaaaattTGTGTTCATTCTAAATTAGTAACAATGAAATGGAATATTCGTATTACAATTGTGATAGATAGAGTATGAATGACTAACTAGGAAGAAAATGTTAGATCTATTTGTGAAAattgtaaaaagaaaatattcaatCTATATAAAAGGCTTCTTCTAATGTGCACAAGTAAAGGTTAAATGGTGCACAACTTTTTCCACTATAAAATTGAAGTGATCCACCAATTTACTCATTTTTCTTCCCCTCGCCTAGAGTCGTAGTCTCCCTCCCCCTCTCACCAGTCACCACTGCCTATTGTCATTTTCTGTTTCACACTCTCCTCTTTTATCAAATCCTTTTTATCCTCACTTCAAACCATCTATTGCAATAATAAGAGTTTACTATTCGACAAGTTTTACTTCCTTGTCGATTTATTTTTGTGAGCTAAATTTCATATCGGTGCTTAATGTGAGGAAACGAAAGCTCCCCTTGTGTTCTCGATGCCATTGGTGACGAACCCATCTCCAAACGAAAATTAAAGCTATTTGAGCCCAAGTTTTAAACAAGTTAATAATGAAGAAAACAAATTTGAAACTTAAGAATACTTGGATGAAATAGTAAATGACCTATTATCTCTTAACCTATATGTCTTGAGTTCAAACTTAGAGCCTTGAGCACGCAAGGGAAGATTGCAAAGGATGGCAAAACACTCCCTCAACAATAGAAAAGATCAAATTTAAAGGAGAACTAATTCACCAAATTAAAAATTCTTTTGACTATCTACAATTTTACAATTGTCAACTTATCAAACCAATATATTTTCATACTTCAATATGCAATAAATGCCAATTTAAAAGTAGGCAATAGAATCCACCAAATAAGAGAACGGAAATTGATCACAAATAAGTGGTCCAAATTTGAAAACCTTTTGATTTGTACTACTGTAGGAGGAACCAATGGTGACACCTTGAAATGATTGGCTTTCAAGTTGCTTTCAGTAGACACCAAgttgtatttgttttttttttaagtgcAGTTGTGTGGCTAGAACTCAACAAAAGCAGAGAGGGTGAAGGGTTTTATCGCCGTGGTGGAAGAGAAGGTGGCAAACCTGCAAAACAAGTGCGCAGCGAGGCTGGCCAAACAGTCGGGTATAGGGTGGATAGTTAAAAGCATCATGAACATATTACAGTGATCTAATATATTTTTGCTGAGACCAGTGTACTTTATTTTACTAATGGCTAGCAATTAGATTTCAACACATGTTGGTTTACATTTGACCTTTCATCTCCAACATTACATTTCAATATCTATAATCATCCGAAAAACTACAGCTATTGACGatgaaaaaacataataaaatcaaataaatcaggCGTCCAGTGATTGACATATCAACTCCTTTCTTTCTAGCTAGAAGTGTACAAGTTGGCTTAACAGACAAAAACCGTTTTAAACTAAACAGAAGTTGCTTGTATTTCTTTCCTTATCCTTAATATTTTCAGAAAATTTACAGCTCCCTTTGGCGTCTGGATTTGCGCACAAGGTAAATCCGCCCATAAACCCATTGTCTACCAAATCTTGAAGTTGATTGCTGCATATGATAACATCACGTGTTATACAGAAGAGAATAGCTCTTGCAATTCTTGCATTGCACTGTATATTTCTATACTCAATAATATTTGAAATCAAATAGCAGCCTAGTTTTATTACCTCGATCTCAGTGCGAAACTCCAATAAGCATTCACATACATGGCACTTTGCTCTATGGGGTGAGTTAGCGTTGTCTGTTTTTACAAACGCAAATACCTGAAAAATAATCAAACTCATTGAGACACTTTGAAATAGCTTATGAAAATAGTTTATGATATGTTATGTCCCTTAGTTGTTTTTAACTTATTTCCGTAAGTATCTCCAAGTAGCTAACTGTCATAGATTAATTTTAGATAATTCTATAAAGTTCAATCTCACTCAAATTTCAATAGAACAAAGATCTGGTATATACAATAAGATAATTGCTTATTGAATAAGTGTTTGATTAAATTGTGTATCCAAACAAGATCATTAGTCTAAGACACCATGCAATAGTCGAGGGGCTATGACTAACCTCTTCTGCACAATTTGGACACGAACCCTTTAGTGCTGCCAAGTCGTTCCTCCATAAGCCTTGAAGAACTTTAACTGTAAAAACGGGAACTTAAATAACATACAAATACAGAAGCACATCGACATTGAAATGAACTAATAAAAAATTTTGTTGTTCCAAAAGTTTGTATTGAGAATTCTATCAATTGAACTAAAGAAAGGTGTTTAGCAGGAAAAGAATTTTACCTGAAGCTGAAGCAACTGGATATCCTATGACAAAACCGAGTGCCATGAAGATAATGGTATTCACCATGAAAAGAAACCCTAGTTCTGATCCTCGGCTACCATATAATCCTGAGTTAAATGCATTTTGATGAGCCAAGCTGATGGTGTAAAACATTGGTCCAATACAAGCTGAGCAACCAATTGCAAAAAAGAGAGTCCATGTACTCGCCAATGTAAAAACCATAGATAGATCTTCCTGCCCTACATCCACATCATTCAATATTAAGGTGAAGAAACCAAAaatagagaaagaagagaaggaaAAAAGGGGTAGAGGAACCTTAACACTCAAACTAGATGAATATACTATCATTATGTCACAAAACATGTAACAACTAGAGATATACAATAGAAATAACACATATAACAAAACATGAAAATAGCACCTTCTCAAAAACAAAAACACAGAAACAACATCAACAACCAAGTTTTATCCTATTAAGTGGGATcgactacatggatcaactttctcCATAATGTTCTATCTAGATCCATATGTTTCTATCCAAATCGTTCATttcgagatctttcttaataatttttcttataGTCTTTCTAGGTCTTTCTCTTCATCTAATATACTCTCCTTACCACCAAATCTACAAGCCTTCTTTCTACATGCCTaaaccacctaagtctatttcCCACCATCTTCTCTACTATAGATGCTACTGTGCTACCCCAACAATCTgtctaatattttcatttctaatcCTATCTTGTCTAGTCTAACCAAACATCAAAAGCAACATCCTTATCTTtgctacacttactttattcttGTGTTGATTTTTAACTGCCAACAAAAACACAGAAACATGAATATTATATAACTATCAGAATTTGTTACTGAACCCAACTCAAC includes:
- the LOC131635520 gene encoding uncharacterized protein LOC131635520 produces the protein MNMLASTSSNTALGGWTVLQLSKIKTNRTVSSSSISLRISATCDDRPHGPSCIYVGPLQTATKETLEALYSQARDAYYRGEPLILDDMFDRVELKLKWYGSKSVVKYPRCSIRRQSTYADAEEDLSMVFTLASTWTLFFAIGCSACIGPMFYTISLAHQNAFNSGLYGSRGSELGFLFMVNTIIFMALGFVIGYPVASASVKVLQGLWRNDLAALKGSCPNCAEEVFAFVKTDNANSPHRAKCHVCECLLEFRTEIEQSTSRFGRQWVYGRIYLVRKSRRQREL
- the LOC131635522 gene encoding uncharacterized protein LOC131635522 — translated: MKEGKLNHQLQHQNGHLSPFKFAKLLDPEASWDKDQLGDVLHWIRQAMGLIFGLLWGAFPVVGGFWFILFLVLSSGIIYGYYSVILKVDEEEFGGHGSLLQEGLFASTTLFLLSWILVYSLAHF